The DNA window GCGAGCTGGAGATCATGCAGCAGTACGCCGGGGAAATGGCCGCCCAGATTGGAGAAAGGGTGATGCTGGTGGAGTACGGCAGCGGCAGCAGCGTGAAGACGCGGATCCTGCTGGACCATCTGGAGCAGCCCGTCGCTTATGCTCCGGTCGATATTTCCGAGGAGCACCTGGAAAAAACAGCCCGCAAGCTGGCCCTCGCATACCCGCAGATCGACATCCTGCCGGTTTGTGCGGACTTTACCAAACCGTTGACGTTGCCTGATCCGCCGCGGCCCGTTTCCCACAAGGCGCTATACTTTCCTGGTTCTACGATCGGCAACTTTGAGCCCGATGCGGCCAGGCGACTGCTGGCGGAGATGGCCCGGCTGGTCGGACCGGGCGGGGGCTTGCTGATCGGTTTCGATCTGAAAAAGAGCCCCGAGGTGATCGAGGCCGCCTATAACGACGCCGAGAAAGTCACCGAGGCGTTCAACTTGAATCTGCTGGAGCGGATCAATCGTGAGCTGGACAGCGACTTCCAGGTGGATCAGTTTCGCCATCGGGCCGTCTACAACGAGCAACGCGGCCGGGTGGAGATCGCACTCGTGAGCGAACAGCAGCAGCAGGCGACGATCGACGGCGAAACGTTCAGCTTCGCCGCTGAGGAGCCGATCTGCACGGAGTACTCGCACAAATACTCGATCGAACAATTCTCTGAGCTGGCCGCCAGCGTCGGGTTTATTCGCCATCGCCACTGGACCGATCGCCGCGGCTACTTTGCTGTTGCTCACCTGGTCGTGGAATAAATCGAGACGGAAAAAGAGGATTCACCGCCGAGGTTGCAGAGAAACGCAGAGGAAAGGGAGAAGAGTTGGAGGAAAGGGGCAGGCAGGCAGCTCGCGGAGAATCACAGAGTAAGGAAACGGGGAGTTTCTTGATGCTGGGAGAAGATCGCTTGCCCCTGGTTTTTCGCAGGACGAGTTCTCCACCTCCACGCTTCTTCCTCTGTGATTCCCGGCGAGCTACTGACGGAAATCGACGGTCAGCCGTCTTTTGCTTCGCAAAAGAACGCGATCTTTCACGGAGTGAAAGTCGACTGTCCGGCGACTGTCCGTACTCAAAACGGCGAATCAATATCTGGCAGTTATTCTTTTTACGGTCCCCGCAAAAGAACGCGAACTTTCACGGACCAAGTCGACTGTCCGGCGTCTGTTCTTGCTTGAAACGACGTAACCGCA is part of the Lignipirellula cremea genome and encodes:
- the egtD gene encoding L-histidine N(alpha)-methyltransferase; this translates as MNIKAASRSDELDLFSEEVRRGLRDQPKRLPCKYFYDEHGSQLFDQICLLDEYYLTRCELEIMQQYAGEMAAQIGERVMLVEYGSGSSVKTRILLDHLEQPVAYAPVDISEEHLEKTARKLALAYPQIDILPVCADFTKPLTLPDPPRPVSHKALYFPGSTIGNFEPDAARRLLAEMARLVGPGGGLLIGFDLKKSPEVIEAAYNDAEKVTEAFNLNLLERINRELDSDFQVDQFRHRAVYNEQRGRVEIALVSEQQQQATIDGETFSFAAEEPICTEYSHKYSIEQFSELAASVGFIRHRHWTDRRGYFAVAHLVVE